From Magnolia sinica isolate HGM2019 chromosome 13, MsV1, whole genome shotgun sequence, one genomic window encodes:
- the LOC131223814 gene encoding uncharacterized protein LOC131223814 isoform X2: protein MGDLQVWLLPQPNNILTDDSPSPSPSLSPSNNPRPLSIGADSWRWAEQATCEIICRIQPTVVSEQRRKAVVDYVQRLIRGVLGSEVKLVKCLVQNIVVDISFNQLGGLCALCFLEQVDRLIGKDHLFKRSIILIKAWCYYESRILGAHHGLISTYALETLVLYIFHLFHSSLHGPLAVLYRFLDYFSKFDWDNYCVSLNGPVAVSSLPEIVAETPENDGGDLLLSKEFLRNCVDKFSVSSRGLESNARSFPRKHLNIVDPLKENNNLGRSVSKGNFYRIRSAFTYGARKLGRILLLPGEGIVDELNKFFMNTLDRHGSGERPDVQDPVPSFRESKPYVVNGSGEKCTEDMPISGYLSCDSHGTMGEGTVDHHRVLYEEIDKIRISGPEKKHSMTGMQVGRQLPNHQAVGNDLQRSNKVAHASTLLGSDCSTEADFVSGSRLAGDAKELATNQVLGSRITNEMHKLSSPNSESGTLSFGMVRHAPHLYFNHSVLENGKIENGNPDQTKLMNSGIPDNKASSRIRAPGEEISTVSWLEPDGSKLARNNTFPSRTNHKTSSGVIAADHLLVPGLNAYPTEDPSPRNQSLATNNSENFLESSSRSMDSAGPSGSHEALNGLADLIGDYDSHLKSLLYGQQYYEYILCSPVIPVPPTSPSQFHNRHPWDVRRSPHVKRNMFTHMNANGVVTGPPFSSASGYYPVNPPLISGAYGVEEMPKPRGTGTYFPNTNHRSYRERPLLGRGRNTAPVTQLLRPRNNGRAVTPPDGSNLPEKGSQEPLPQTQLAQHPVFSGNGRGKPGPLDFISTHQTPRGFTHAIANGFTSPPERLEFGTFGSVQLGAPPLEQGRQLESGVLQHIQGSGQIFPTSAAPRSGSSVNQERAAQSYRLKDDEDFPPLSV from the exons GTCAAGCTTGTCAAATGCCTTGTTCAGAATATTGTAGTGGACATCTCCTTCAATCAATTAGGTGGGCTCTGTGCACTATGCTTTCTTGAACAG GTTGACCGTCTTATTGGCAAAGATCATCTCTTTAAGCGCAGTATTATACTGATAAAAGCTTGGTGTTATTATGAGAGCCGCATTCTTGGTGCTCATCACGGTCTGATCTCTACATATGCATTGGAAACATTGGTCCTTTACATCTTCCATCTCTTCCATTCTTCCTTACATGGCCCCCTGGCG GTTCTTTATAGGTTTTTGGACTATTTCAGCAAATTCGACTGGGATAACTATTGTGTCAGTTTAAATGGTCCAGTTGCTGTATCTTCTCTGCCAGAAATAGTGG CTGAGACACCGGAAAATGATGGTGGTGATTTGTTGCTTAGCAAGGAATTCCTTAGGAACTGTGTAGACAAGTTCTCAGTTTCATCAAGGGGGCTCGAGAGCAATGCGAGATCGTTTCCTCGAAAGCATCTGAACATAGTCGATCCTCTGAAAGAAAATAACAATCTTGGTCGCAGTGTCAGCAAAG GTAATTTCTACCGGATACGTAGTGCGTTCACATATGGAGCTCGAAAGCTTGGGCGAATCCTTCTATTGCCAGGAGAGGGTATTGTGGATGAACTCAACAAGTTCTTCATGAACACGTTGGATAGACATGGAAGTGGAGAAAGGCCGGATGTGCAGGATCCTGTCCCTAGCTTTCGGGAGAGTAAGCCGTATGTTGTTAATGGGTCCGGCGAGAAATGCACAGAGGATATGCCAATTTCAGGATATCTGTCCTGTGATTCCCATGGCACTATGGGGGAGGGTACGGTCGATCATCACAGGGTGTTATATGAGGAGATCGATAAGATTCGGATTTCAGGCCCAGAAAAGAAACATAGTATGACTGGCATGCAAGTGGGAAGACAGTTGCCCAATCATCAGGCTGTTGGAAATGATCTGCAAAGAAGTAATAAAGTGGCCCATGCTTCAACACTGTTGGGATCTGATTGTTCGACAGAGGCAGATTTCGTTTCAGGTAGTCGCTTGGCAGGGGATGCAAAAGAACTTGCTACCAACCAAGTTTTGGGTTCAAGAATCACAAATGAGATGCATAAATTGTCCTCTCCCAATAGTGAATCGGGTACTTTGTCGTTTGGAATGGTACGCCATGCCCCCCATCTCTATTTCAATCACTCAGTGCTGGAAAATGGGAAGATTGAGAACGGGAATCCAGATCAAACAAAATTGATGAACTCCGGCATTCCTGACAATAAAGCATCATCAAGGATTAGAGCTCCTGGTGAAGAAATCAGCACTGTTTCATGGCTAGAACCTGATGGGAGCAAGCTTGCAAGAAACAATACATTCCCATCACGCACTAATCACAAGACTTCTTCTGGTGTCATTGCTGCTGACCATTTACTGGTTCCGGGTTTGAACGCTTATCCAACGGAAGATCCATCTCCTAGAAACCAATCACTGGCTACAAATAACTCTGAGAATTTTCTAGAGTCTAGTAGTAGGAGCATGGACTCAGCTGGCCCTTCTGGGAGTCATGAAGCTCTGAATGGTTTAGCAGACCTCATCGGAGACTATGACAGTCACCTTAAGAGTCTGTTATATGGTCAGCAGTACTATGAGTACATCTTATGCAGTCCAGTTATACCTGTCCCTCCAACATCGCCATCTCAGTTTCACAATAGGCACCCATGGGATGTTCGTCGGTCGCCACACGTGAAGCGTAACATGTTCACACACATGAATGCGAATGGTGTTGTCACTGGACCACCCTTTTCTTCTGCATCTGGATATTATCCAGTGAACCCACCCTTAATATCTGGTGCTTATGGTGTGGAGGAAATGCCAAAGCCGCGGGGAACGGGCACATACTTTCCTAATACG AATCATCGTTCGTATAGGGAGAGACCATTGCTAGGGAGAGGGAGGAATACAGCGCCAGTGACTCAGTTGCTGAGACCCCGAAACAATGGCCGGGCAGTAACACCACCAGACGGGTCAAATTTGCCAGAGAAAGGCAGTCAAGAGCCACTACCACAGACGCAGCTTGCACAACACCCGGTTTTCAGCGGAAACGGCCGTGGGAAGCCCGGTCCTTTGGATTTCATCTCCACGCATCAAACTCCGAGGGGGTTCACTCATGCCATTGCCAATGGTTTCACATCACCACCGGAGAGGCTCGAGTTTGGTACTTTTGGGTCTGTACAGTTGGGTGCTCCCCCACTGGAACAAGGCCGGCAGCTTGAGTCTGGTGTTCTACAGCATATTCAGGGCTCTGGACAGATCTTTCCAACGTCGGCGGCTCCAAGATCTGGGTCGAGCGTGAATCAGGAaag GGCTGCACAATCGTACCGTCTAAAAGATGACGAAGACTTCCCTCCTTTGTCTGTCTGA